The following proteins are co-located in the Solanum pennellii chromosome 1, SPENNV200 genome:
- the LOC107032095 gene encoding ubiquitin-like domain-containing CTD phosphatase, with protein sequence MASESSSAVSPMTVEELTLAVKWSGKEHTVRVCGDDTVGELKRRICEVTNVLPKRQKLLYPKVGAKLADDSLLLSQIPLKSSFKMTMIGTVEDDIIVDQVESPDIIDDFEIEQDEAVDIKDKEINKEKLRRRIAQHKIVLRNPCREGKKLLVLDIDYTLFDHRSTAENPLELMRPYLHEFLSAAYAAYDIMIWSATSMKWVEVKMKQLGVLNNPNYKITAMLDHMAMITVQSDHYGVFDCKPLGLIWAHFPEFYSPKNTIMFDDLRRNFVMNPQNGLPIKPFRKAHANRSSDDELMKLTQYLFAISDLDDLSVLDHKRWESFDGVSFKKHRYS encoded by the exons ATGGCTTCGGAATCATCGTCGGCGGTATCCCCGATGACGGTGGAAGAGTTGACGCTGGCGGTGAAATGGAGCGGTAAAGAGCACACGGTCAGAGTCTGCGGCGATGACACTGTCGGCGAGTTGAAACGACGGATATGTGAAGTCACAAATGTTTTACCTAAACGCCAGAAGCTTCTATACCCAAAAGTCGGTGCAAAACTCGCTGATGACTCTCTTCTTCTATCTCAAATTCCTCTTAAATCCTCCTTCAAAATGACTATGATCGG GACAGTTGAAGATGATATAATTGTGGATCAAGTGGAATCTCCAGATATCATTGATGATTTTGAGATTGAGCAAGACGAAGCTGTAGATATAAAGGATAAAGAAATCAACAAAGAGAAGTTGAGAAGGCGCATTGCACAGCACAAG ATTGTGCTCCGTAATCCTTGCCGTGAAGGTAAAAAGCTGCTTGTTCTGGATATTGATTATACTTTGTTTGATCACCGGTCAACTGCAGAGAACCCACTCGAACTCATGAGGCCAT ATCTTCATGAGTTTCTCTCGGCTGCTTATGCAGCATATGACATCATGATATGGTCGGCAACCAG CATGAAGTGGGTTGAGGTGAAAATGAAACAACTTGGTGTACTCAATAATCCGAACTACAAAATTACAGCTATGCTGGACCATATGGCCATGATAACAGTACAATCGGATCATTATGGAGTTTTCGACTGCAAGCCTCTAGGCCTAATTTGGGCTCATTTTCCAGAG TTTTACAGTCCCAAAAATACTATAATGTTTGATGACCTACGAAGGAACTTTGTGATGAACCCTCAAAATGGGTTGCCTATAAAGCCATTCAGAAAGGCACACGCTAATCGGAGCAGTGATGACGAGCTAATGAAGCTCACTCAATATTTGTTTGCCATTTCAGATCTTGATGACTTGAGCGTTCTTGATCATAAAAGATGGGAGTCCTTCGATGGAGTCAGTTTTAAAAAACACAGATATTCCTAA